In a single window of the Euleptes europaea isolate rEulEur1 chromosome 4, rEulEur1.hap1, whole genome shotgun sequence genome:
- the LOC130477020 gene encoding V-type proton ATPase subunit S1-like protein, with amino-acid sequence MSINPKHNSDYFYFERAILIITGSHQLESRRYDGGVKPKLNLQQVAIAQVVNYNVSSKENSERESVIHSHYSPLNVTVNGSPCILFWARRIMIKFQNHTQLDLTDKTFGVHATVDVADSNCSEENAMLSLNFGDVDNLKGFVIRFMLTNSYYKLSIQNWFTLHRIQLIYNHSVQATFNATRIHAPASYSYHCEHVSNLQRYDALLTPSSTNDAAGLWEVTFIDFQIQGFNIEDGQFAYAKDCASLFPPAILMGLVMSLILLLVLAYALHMLIHLKSLDRHYEGKASPAYFPPMKDIDTADEKEPLRNNGNEAYELTSQQYSKIYI; translated from the exons GCCGACGATACGATGGTGGTGTGAAGCCAAAGCTTAATTTACAGCAAGTAGCAATTGCACAG GTTGTGAATTACAATGTAAGCAGtaaagagaattcagagagagagTCCGTCATCCACAGCCACTACAGTCCTCTTAATGTCACAGTGAATGGGAGCCCTTGCATACTTTTCTGGGCCAGAAGAATCATGATTAAGTTTCAGAATCACACTCAGCTGGACCTAACAGACAAGACATTTGGTGTTCATGCAACTGTAGATGTTGCTGATTCAAACTGCAGTGAAGAAAATGCTAT GCTTTCCCTTAATTTTGGTGATGTTGACAATCTGAAGGGATTTGTTATCAG ATTTATGCTCACAAACAGTTACTACAAGCTGTCCATTCAAAACTGGTTTACCTTGCATAGAATCCAGCTCATATACAACCATTCCGTACAAGCGACATTCAATGCAACCCGAATACATGCTCCAGCGAGTTATTCCTATCACTGTGAACATGTTAGCAACCTCCAGAGGTATGATGCGCTGCTGACACCCAGCTCCACAAATGATGCAGCCGGGCTCTGGGAAGTCACTTTTATTGACTTTCAG ATTCAAGGATTCAACATTGAAGATGGACAGTTTGCTTACGCCAAAGACTGTGCCTCCTTATTCCCACCAGCAATTCTGATGGGCCTGGTGATGTCTCTGATTTTGCTTCTTGTTCTGGCCTATGCCCTCCACATGCTGATACACTTGAAATCCCTTGACAGGCACTATGAAGGCAAGGCATCTCCTGCTTATTTTCCACCGATGAAAGACATTGACACAGCAGATGAAAAAGAACCACTGCGAAATAATGGGAACGAAGCCTATGAACTTACAAGCCAACAGTACTCCAAGATCTATATTTAG